From a single Bufo bufo chromosome 9, aBufBuf1.1, whole genome shotgun sequence genomic region:
- the LOC120979060 gene encoding uncharacterized protein LOC120979060, with protein sequence MPSCIVNGCNSSWKIKDPDLVLHSFPRDIDIIKRWLLETPQEFEDIDALSQKIFLSAKGAFRICSKHFSFECYEVRGTTRCLKKNAIPTIFPSELCINKTLKSKSVKKDERPMCSFAGIDNFDHLYARSPTLLCSSTISVSIASPSDVIDVDSEQSLSEETAVTVIELPIHQSSREHRSRGFIRKGTGRTSHTRSIGTMTDYFPGQVHKSTQTDPVFGTKNKKVMANISKSTKSLGIQCHVLEEAIRGTLISSRTSESNLNQESPNVNSSKNPQVWIAPIPSKSRRVICRQLERQHPIFYMI encoded by the coding sequence ATGCCGTCCTGCATCGTAAATGGATGTAACAGCTCATGGAAGATCAAAGATCCTGACTTAGTTCTACATTCTTTTCCAAGGGATATAGATATAATTAAAAGATGGCTGTTAGAGACACCGCAGGAGTTTGAAGACATAGATGCCTTGTCTCAAAAGATTTTCCTTAGTGCAAAAGGAGCCTTTCGTATCTGctcaaaacacttcagttttgagtGCTACGAAGTCAGAGGAACAACTCGATGTTTAAAGAAAAATGCAATACCTACTATATTTCCATCCGAATTGTGCATCAATAAAACTTTGAAAtctaaaagtgtcaaaaaagatGAAAGGCCAATGTGCAGCTTTGCAGGCATTGATAATTTTGATCATTTATATGCTCGATCACCGACTCTTTTATGTTCTAGTACAATATCTGTGTCCATTGCTTCTCCTTCTGATGTGATAGATGTTGATTCTGAACAAAGCTTATCAGAAGAAACTGCAGTGACGGTTATAGAATTACCAATACATCAGTCTTCTAGAGAACATCGTAgcagaggattcataagaaaaggtACCGGCCGCACAAGTCATACACGATCCATTGGTACTATGACAGATTATTTCCCAGGCCAAGTTCATAAGTCCACACAAACTGATCCagtttttggcacaaaaaacaagAAAGTAATGGCCAATATTTCCAAGTCGACTAAATCGCTTGGCATTCAATGTCATGTGTTAGAAGAAGCAATACGTGGCACACTCATAAGCAGTAGGACCTCTGAAAGCAACCTCAACCAAGAGTCCCCAAATGTTAATTCATCAAAAAACCCACAGGTATGGATTGCACCCATACCTTCAAAATCCAGGAGAGTTATTTGCAGGCAGTTGGAAAGACAACATCCTATATTTTATATGATATAG